A single Arachidicoccus sp. BS20 DNA region contains:
- a CDS encoding SprT-like domain-containing protein encodes MKTKHYLLLLFGICLVVYACRKIELNNTLVDTKTKAEAWLKENGGNYKSQTMRAQLPDSSFVQGKLSWEQGSVFIADSQTYLRVPFIFETFGKNIPANNKDAYTTYQLVFRVKDTGFNAALQITLLNGTITDVSTKKKQTATLQTYFSLNGKKLNSYWRRASDVRASAISFTPIPSDVIYKLGTTISRPNKNIGNTHGTIAYTAEEGGSGDGDCTLTEETHTVPGPSYSLSDGTVVVTTIRITDYNYVCTPHTQQEISWLDDSPGGGYPDDIPEAPPEKTETDSFYFDTSILNNPCSNAALTKVLGANDSIVNLVKNVFGTSATVNLIFKEVSGLTSADGTKQVLGRTDYTNNGKQDTIYLNSSLLNGTSQEYIASVIIHEMTHAYLANTNPTEFYNQLASHKEMAIDYIGKFVATLTHLYPTLPEKNAAALCIQGLNDVSKNYPELIDALRLQYGFDDSSEYGDLNSVVHYAEPYSEDNNYILDPDPSVPNQGRKGTRCQ; translated from the coding sequence ATGAAGACAAAACACTACTTACTTTTACTCTTTGGAATATGCCTGGTTGTATATGCTTGCAGAAAAATAGAACTAAATAATACGCTTGTCGATACAAAGACTAAGGCTGAAGCGTGGCTGAAAGAAAACGGCGGCAATTACAAAAGCCAGACAATGAGAGCACAATTGCCGGATAGTTCCTTTGTTCAGGGGAAATTAAGTTGGGAGCAGGGTTCTGTGTTTATTGCAGACAGTCAAACCTATTTGCGGGTTCCGTTTATTTTTGAGACTTTTGGCAAAAACATACCGGCAAATAATAAAGATGCTTATACGACTTACCAACTTGTGTTCCGGGTAAAAGATACAGGATTTAATGCCGCTTTACAAATTACTTTATTGAATGGTACTATTACCGATGTTTCTACAAAAAAGAAACAGACAGCAACTTTACAAACATATTTTTCTCTGAATGGTAAAAAATTAAATTCCTATTGGCGGCGAGCCTCCGATGTTCGAGCCTCTGCAATAAGCTTTACGCCCATTCCTTCGGATGTAATCTACAAATTGGGAACAACAATCAGCCGGCCGAATAAAAATATCGGCAACACACACGGTACAATAGCATATACAGCCGAAGAAGGGGGTTCTGGCGACGGCGATTGTACGCTTACCGAAGAGACACATACCGTACCCGGCCCTTCCTATTCATTATCGGACGGCACGGTAGTAGTAACAACTATTAGGATTACCGATTACAATTATGTATGTACCCCCCACACACAACAGGAAATAAGTTGGCTTGATGATAGTCCCGGTGGCGGCTATCCTGATGATATCCCCGAAGCACCGCCGGAAAAAACAGAGACTGATAGTTTTTATTTTGATACAAGTATATTGAATAATCCTTGTTCTAACGCTGCTTTAACTAAAGTATTAGGTGCTAATGATTCTATTGTAAATCTTGTAAAAAATGTTTTTGGTACAAGTGCTACTGTAAATTTAATTTTTAAAGAAGTAAGCGGCTTAACAAGTGCAGATGGCACAAAGCAAGTATTGGGGCGGACGGACTACACTAATAATGGCAAACAGGATACAATCTATTTGAATAGCTCATTATTGAACGGCACTTCTCAAGAATATATAGCAAGTGTAATTATACATGAAATGACACATGCGTATTTAGCCAATACAAACCCAACCGAGTTTTATAACCAATTAGCATCGCATAAAGAAATGGCAATTGATTATATAGGAAAGTTTGTAGCTACATTAACCCACTTATATCCTACTTTACCAGAAAAAAATGCTGCTGCATTATGTATCCAAGGTTTAAATGATGTAAGTAAGAATTATCCCGAGCTTATTGACGCTTTAAGACTACAATACGGATTTGACGATAGTTCTGAATATGGCGACTTAAATTCCGTAGTTCATTATGCTGAACCATATTCGGAGGATAACAACTATATATTGGACCCAGACCCTTCAGTACCCAATCAAGGTCGTAAGGGAACTAGATGCCAGTAA
- a CDS encoding DNA polymerase/3'-5' exonuclease PolX → MITNKGIAANFKLLAQLMELYGDDSFKIKSYNNASRTIEKLPVELSSLQEEKIFSIVGIGKAIGNKILEQFETGSFRVLNEYIEKTPHGILEMLRIKGLGPKKIATIWNDLEIESIGELLYACNENRLMLYKGFGEKTQNNIREAIEFYLANQGSFLFAEIEQYALSFDNYLKKSFPDYTFLLTGAFRRNAITIDVLEWLTNTPQNIIEQIIEANEFVLKENTDAFIHVKTQANLSIHFIQSPKEKIVNEYFSHNCSEAFYESFIEKFPDVKTKNYSSEEEIFSENKLQFVPAYLRENKKWIDVAEQNALPTLIETKDIKGIIHSHSKWSDGGSPLRELAEYVKQQGFEYLVISDHSQSAFYAQGLSPERIVEQHKEIDELNISLAPFKIFKSIESDILNDGNLDYEEAVLKSFDLVIASVHSNLKMNEEKAMQRLLKAIENPYTTILGHPTGRLLLSRAGYPVNHQKLIDACAANKVVIELNANPHRLDIDWHWIDYALGKDALISINPDAHSLKGVHDIRFGVLAAQKAGVTAKQNLSSSGLNEFELFIQQKK, encoded by the coding sequence ATGATTACGAATAAGGGAATCGCTGCGAACTTCAAGCTGCTCGCGCAATTGATGGAATTATACGGAGATGATAGTTTCAAAATAAAATCATATAACAATGCTTCCCGTACCATTGAGAAATTACCTGTTGAATTAAGTTCTTTGCAGGAAGAAAAAATATTTTCAATCGTCGGAATTGGCAAAGCCATCGGCAATAAAATATTGGAACAATTTGAAACAGGCAGTTTCCGTGTGCTGAACGAATACATTGAAAAAACTCCACACGGCATTCTGGAAATGTTACGTATCAAAGGGCTTGGACCGAAAAAGATTGCAACCATATGGAATGATTTGGAAATAGAATCCATCGGCGAGTTGTTGTATGCGTGCAACGAAAACCGTTTGATGTTATATAAAGGTTTTGGCGAAAAAACGCAGAACAATATTCGCGAAGCGATTGAATTTTATCTCGCAAATCAAGGAAGTTTTTTGTTTGCTGAGATTGAACAATATGCTTTGTCATTCGATAATTATTTAAAAAAATCATTTCCCGATTATACATTTTTATTGACGGGTGCATTTCGCCGAAATGCAATCACCATCGATGTTTTGGAATGGCTTACAAATACTCCGCAAAACATTATCGAACAAATTATCGAAGCGAATGAATTTGTTTTAAAAGAAAATACAGATGCATTCATTCATGTAAAAACACAGGCAAATCTTTCGATTCATTTTATTCAATCGCCCAAAGAAAAAATCGTTAACGAATATTTTAGTCATAATTGCAGCGAAGCGTTTTATGAATCATTTATTGAGAAATTTCCTGACGTAAAAACGAAAAATTATTCATCGGAAGAAGAAATTTTTTCTGAGAATAAATTACAATTTGTTCCTGCTTATTTACGAGAAAATAAAAAGTGGATTGATGTTGCCGAACAAAATGCTTTGCCAACATTGATTGAGACAAAAGACATCAAAGGCATTATTCATTCGCATAGCAAATGGAGCGACGGCGGAAGCCCTTTGCGCGAACTAGCTGAATACGTGAAGCAGCAAGGGTTTGAGTATCTCGTCATCAGCGACCACTCGCAGTCAGCATTTTATGCACAAGGTCTTTCGCCCGAAAGAATTGTTGAGCAACACAAGGAAATTGATGAACTAAATATTTCGTTAGCGCCGTTTAAAATTTTTAAAAGTATTGAAAGCGATATTCTCAACGATGGCAATTTGGATTACGAAGAAGCTGTTTTAAAATCATTTGATTTGGTTATCGCATCTGTTCATTCCAATTTAAAAATGAATGAAGAAAAAGCGATGCAACGCTTATTGAAAGCGATTGAAAATCCTTACACAACTATTCTCGGACATCCAACAGGAAGATTATTATTGAGCCGCGCAGGTTATCCTGTCAATCATCAAAAACTGATTGACGCCTGCGCTGCAAACAAAGTTGTGATTGAATTGAACGCCAATCCGCATCGCCTTGATATTGACTGGCATTGGATAGATTATGCCTTGGGAAAAGATGCGTTGATTTCTATCAATCCCGATGCGCATTCGCTGAAAGGCGTGCATGATATACGTTTCGGCGTATTGGCTGCGCAAAAAGCGGGTGTTACGGCAAAGCAGAATTTAAGTAGTTCTGGCTTGAATGAGTTTGAATTATTCATCCAACAAAAAAAATAG
- a CDS encoding histone — MATAKKAAAPKKAVKKAAPKKAAAPKKAAPKKAAAPKKAAAPKKAVKKAAPKKAAAPKKAAPKKAAAPKKAAAPKKAAKKAAPKKAAK, encoded by the coding sequence ATGGCAACAGCAAAAAAAGCAGCAGCTCCCAAAAAAGCTGTAAAGAAAGCGGCTCCTAAAAAAGCGGCAGCTCCAAAGAAAGCAGCACCTAAAAAGGCGGCAGCTCCCAAAAAAGCAGCAGCGCCTAAAAAAGCTGTAAAGAAAGCGGCTCCTAAAAAAGCGGCAGCTCCAAAGAAAGCAGCACCTAAAAAGGCGGCAGCTCCCAAAAAAGCGGCAGCGCCTAAAAAGGCTGCAAAGAAAGCGGCTCCAAAGAAAGCAGCAAAGTAA
- a CDS encoding diacylglycerol kinase family protein — MNSKEKFSFKKRLASFRFAFNGLKLFIKTEHNAWIHIAATLVAIGFGAMFKISKTEWIEIFIVIGFVFSMEIINAAIERLCDFIYPDEHEIIKQIKDISAAAVLVSALVALIVGVIIFLPKIF; from the coding sequence ATGAACTCCAAAGAAAAATTTTCATTTAAAAAACGATTGGCAAGTTTTCGTTTTGCATTTAACGGACTGAAATTATTTATCAAAACAGAACATAACGCATGGATTCATATTGCCGCAACCCTTGTAGCTATTGGGTTTGGAGCGATGTTTAAAATTTCAAAAACAGAATGGATTGAAATTTTTATTGTAATAGGTTTTGTATTTTCAATGGAAATAATAAACGCTGCAATAGAACGGCTTTGCGATTTTATTTATCCCGATGAGCACGAAATTATTAAGCAAATAAAAGATATTTCTGCTGCTGCTGTTTTGGTAAGTGCGCTTGTTGCATTGATTGTCGGAGTCATTATTTTCTTGCCGAAAATATTTTAA
- a CDS encoding tyrosine-type recombinase/integrase — MDTSAAYLQSFLDYLQFEKRFSEHTILAYKTDLLQFFDFTAICYPETSVKEINALMIKSWLVYLKELLKPTSNKSIHRKISSLKSFYKFLLREEVVKSSPITTIVLPKISKRLPSFLREEEANNLITEKDDEDKPKKKKEESAWDKRTNLLVVKLFYETGIRLSELINLKENQIDKSYCQIRVVGKGNKERIIPVSTDLLHEMQLYISEKPSRIDGVDNFFVSEKGKALYAKKVYNAVKSLMIENEISLKKKSPHVLRHTFATHLMNNGADLNAVKELLGHASLAATQVYTHNTIEQLKEIYKKAHPKS; from the coding sequence ATGGATACATCTGCCGCATATCTTCAATCTTTTCTGGATTATCTGCAATTCGAAAAACGTTTTTCGGAACACACTATTCTTGCGTATAAAACCGATCTGTTGCAATTTTTTGATTTTACAGCCATATGTTATCCGGAAACTTCCGTGAAAGAAATAAATGCGCTTATGATAAAATCGTGGCTGGTTTATTTGAAGGAACTGCTGAAGCCGACGAGCAACAAAAGCATCCATAGAAAAATATCAAGCTTAAAATCTTTTTATAAATTTTTGTTGAGAGAAGAGGTAGTAAAGAGCTCGCCTATAACTACAATTGTGTTGCCGAAAATAAGCAAACGGTTGCCTTCATTTTTAAGAGAAGAAGAAGCCAATAATTTGATAACCGAAAAAGACGACGAAGACAAACCGAAAAAGAAAAAAGAAGAAAGCGCCTGGGATAAAAGAACCAATCTGCTTGTTGTAAAGTTGTTTTACGAAACAGGAATCCGCTTAAGCGAATTGATTAATTTGAAAGAAAATCAAATCGATAAAAGTTATTGTCAGATAAGAGTTGTCGGCAAAGGAAATAAAGAACGCATTATACCTGTTTCAACAGATTTGCTGCATGAAATGCAATTGTATATTTCCGAAAAACCAAGTAGGATAGATGGTGTTGATAATTTTTTTGTAAGCGAAAAAGGCAAAGCGTTATATGCAAAGAAAGTTTATAATGCCGTAAAGTCTTTGATGATTGAAAATGAAATTTCGTTGAAGAAAAAAAGTCCGCATGTGTTGCGTCATACATTTGCTACACACTTGATGAACAATGGCGCAGACCTTAACGCCGTAAAAGAATTACTGGGTCATGCGAGCCTTGCAGCAACTCAGGTTTATACGCACAATACCATTGAGCAGCTGAAAGAAATTTATAAAAAAGCACATCCAAAATCGTGA
- the rpsU gene encoding 30S ribosomal protein S21, producing MLIIDSKDCENIDKALKKYKKKFEKSKTLLELRERQTFTKPSVKRRTQVLKAVYKQGIASGKIEK from the coding sequence ATGTTAATTATTGACTCAAAAGATTGTGAAAACATCGACAAAGCACTCAAAAAGTATAAAAAGAAATTTGAGAAAAGCAAAACTTTGTTAGAGCTGAGAGAACGTCAGACTTTCACAAAGCCGTCTGTAAAGCGTCGCACGCAAGTGTTGAAAGCTGTTTACAAACAAGGCATCGCTTCGGGCAAAATCGAAAAATAG